A stretch of the Aegilops tauschii subsp. strangulata cultivar AL8/78 chromosome 4, Aet v6.0, whole genome shotgun sequence genome encodes the following:
- the LOC109757122 gene encoding transcription initiation factor IIF subunit alpha isoform X2 translates to MGGAADLVLKAACDACGKASELYSTACRHATLCNSCAATMARSRARCNVCAAPITNVIREYNVRVDTTAGKALSIAKFNTGVPPFSKMKGAGNKWSLRKDGPTQGRQLTADMREKYYNRKPWILEDDTGEHQYQSKLEASQSATATYYLLIRRGKEFDAVPVGSWYNFSKIAQYKQLTLEEAEEKMNKRRSSATGYERWMMKTATHGAAAFGSDLKDLADAKGKAANGIQSKKESNEDGNHSDKGEEDEEEGVAKKAVRGFSTRGVDDEEDGGKEDFDLEDEIEIGDDWEHEETFTDDDEALDIDPEERPDVADAENPTGPDIKQDDDENEQGAGGSLSKSGKELKKLLRRADGQNESDDEDDGDTDEDESPLSVLAPKLEHQFGSEQQENNTAKLTATELAVSTPPAPRSNQKRKSGGDGAKTSNRAAVKKPKTEPEARTLGVKEEPPSSVEPISKASASAGSDTDMSAITEEEIIRVLRAIAPVRSQDFVPRFKARIRTPEDKKHFHDIVMKYAYSHKTNGVSYLHLRKETTSAITEEEIIGVLSATAPVRSQDFVPRFKDRIRTQEDKKHFHDIVMKFAYSHKTNGVSYLHLRKEYE, encoded by the exons ATGGGGGGCGCCGCCGACCTGGTGCTGAAGGCGGCGTGCGACGCCTGCGGCAAGGCGTCCGAGCTCTACAGCACCGCCTGCCGCCACGCCACCCTCTGCAACTCCTGCGCCGCCACCATGGCGCGCTCGCGCGCGCGCTGCAACGTCTGCGCCGCCCCCATCACCAACGTCATCCGG GAGTACAATGTTCGGGTGGATACCACCGCGGGGAAGGCCCTTTCCATAGCCAAATTCAACACCGGCGTGCCGCCCTTCTCCAAGATGAAGGGTGCGGGGAACAAGTGGTCTCTTCGTAAGGATGGCCCGACGCAAGGCCGTCAGCTTACTGCCGATATGCGG GAGAAGTACTACAACAGAAAGCCATGGATATTGGAAGATGATACAGGTGAACATCAGTACCAAAGTAAACTTGAGGCATCACAATCTGCAACTGCTACATACTATCTGCTGATTAGGCGCGGCAAGGAGTTCGATGCTGTTCCTGTTGGTTCCTG GTATAACTTCAGTAAAATTGCACAGTACAAACAACTGACTTTGGAAGAAGCTGAAGAGAAGATGAATAAAAGGAGAAGCAGTGCAACTGGGTATGAACGATGGATGATGAAGACAGCTACACATGGAGCTGCCGCCTTTGGTTCGGATCTGAAGGATCTTGCTGATGCAAAGGGCAAGGCGGCAAATGGGATCCAATCCAAGAAAGAAAGTAATGAGGATGGGAATCACTCTGATAAAGGTgaggaggatgaagaagaggGAGTTGCAAAGAAAGCTGTGCGTGGGTTTTCTACGAGGGGAGTGGATGATGAAGAGGATGGCGGAAAAGAAGACTTTGATTTGGAGGATGAGATTGAGATAG GTGATGATTGGGAGCATGAAGAGACCTTCACTGATGATGATGAGGCTCTGGATATTGACCCAGAGGAAAGACCTGATGTAGCTGATGCTGAAAACCCTACTGGACCAGATATTAAGCAG GATGATGATGAGAATGAACAAGGAGCTGGTGGTAGCCTGAGCAAGTCCGGTAAGGAACTAAAAAAGCTGCTCCGCCGTGCTGATGGACAAAATGAGTCCGATGACGAAGACGATGGAGACACTGAT GAAGATGAGTCACCATTGTCAGTACTTGCTCCAAAACTGGAACATCAATTCGGAAGCGAACAACAGGAAAATAACACTGCTAAACTAACAGCAACAGAACTTGCTGTTAGCACTCCACCTGCACCCAGGTCCAATCAAAAAAGGAAATCCGGAGGTGATGGTGCAAAAACTTCGAATCGTGCAGCGGTAAAAAAGCCAAAGACAGAACCT GAGGCAAGAACATTAGGTGTCAAGGAGGAGCCACCCTCGTCCGTGGAACCTATTTCAAAAGCATCTGCTTCAGCAGGGAGTGACACAGATATGTCTGCAATTACAGAGGAGGAAATCATAAGAGTACTTCGTGCAATTGCTCCTGTCAGATCACAAGATTTTGTACCCAGGTTTAAGGCCAGAATAAGAACTCCAGAG GACAAGAAACATTTTCATGACATTGTGATGAAATATGCGTACTCGCACAAGACCAACGGCGTCAGCTATCTTCACCTTCGAAAGGA GACCACATCTGCAATTACAGAGGAGGAAATCATAGGAGTACTTAGTGCAACTGCCCCTGTCAGATCACAAGATTTTGTACCCAGGTTTAAGGATAGAATAAGAACTCAAGAG GACAAGAAACATTTTCATGACATTGTGATGAAATTTGCGTACTCGCACAAGACCAACGGCGTCAGCTATCTTCACCTTCGAAAGGAGTACGAATGA
- the LOC109757122 gene encoding transcription initiation factor IIF subunit alpha isoform X1, which translates to MGGAADLVLKAACDACGKASELYSTACRHATLCNSCAATMARSRARCNVCAAPITNVIRVPATALGFRFRDQRHCRRRRRAWRFSALLSLTVLFVPTATQEYNVRVDTTAGKALSIAKFNTGVPPFSKMKGAGNKWSLRKDGPTQGRQLTADMREKYYNRKPWILEDDTGEHQYQSKLEASQSATATYYLLIRRGKEFDAVPVGSWYNFSKIAQYKQLTLEEAEEKMNKRRSSATGYERWMMKTATHGAAAFGSDLKDLADAKGKAANGIQSKKESNEDGNHSDKGEEDEEEGVAKKAVRGFSTRGVDDEEDGGKEDFDLEDEIEIGDDWEHEETFTDDDEALDIDPEERPDVADAENPTGPDIKQDDDENEQGAGGSLSKSGKELKKLLRRADGQNESDDEDDGDTDEDESPLSVLAPKLEHQFGSEQQENNTAKLTATELAVSTPPAPRSNQKRKSGGDGAKTSNRAAVKKPKTEPEARTLGVKEEPPSSVEPISKASASAGSDTDMSAITEEEIIRVLRAIAPVRSQDFVPRFKARIRTPEDKKHFHDIVMKYAYSHKTNGVSYLHLRKETTSAITEEEIIGVLSATAPVRSQDFVPRFKDRIRTQEDKKHFHDIVMKFAYSHKTNGVSYLHLRKEYE; encoded by the exons ATGGGGGGCGCCGCCGACCTGGTGCTGAAGGCGGCGTGCGACGCCTGCGGCAAGGCGTCCGAGCTCTACAGCACCGCCTGCCGCCACGCCACCCTCTGCAACTCCTGCGCCGCCACCATGGCGCGCTCGCGCGCGCGCTGCAACGTCTGCGCCGCCCCCATCACCAACGTCATCCGGGTACCCGCGACGGCCCTAGGTTTTCGATTCCGCGATCAACGccattgccgccgccgccgccgcgcttgGCGGTTTTCGGCTCTGTTGTCCCTGACCGTTTTGTTTGTTCCAACGGCCACGCAGGAGTACAATGTTCGGGTGGATACCACCGCGGGGAAGGCCCTTTCCATAGCCAAATTCAACACCGGCGTGCCGCCCTTCTCCAAGATGAAGGGTGCGGGGAACAAGTGGTCTCTTCGTAAGGATGGCCCGACGCAAGGCCGTCAGCTTACTGCCGATATGCGG GAGAAGTACTACAACAGAAAGCCATGGATATTGGAAGATGATACAGGTGAACATCAGTACCAAAGTAAACTTGAGGCATCACAATCTGCAACTGCTACATACTATCTGCTGATTAGGCGCGGCAAGGAGTTCGATGCTGTTCCTGTTGGTTCCTG GTATAACTTCAGTAAAATTGCACAGTACAAACAACTGACTTTGGAAGAAGCTGAAGAGAAGATGAATAAAAGGAGAAGCAGTGCAACTGGGTATGAACGATGGATGATGAAGACAGCTACACATGGAGCTGCCGCCTTTGGTTCGGATCTGAAGGATCTTGCTGATGCAAAGGGCAAGGCGGCAAATGGGATCCAATCCAAGAAAGAAAGTAATGAGGATGGGAATCACTCTGATAAAGGTgaggaggatgaagaagaggGAGTTGCAAAGAAAGCTGTGCGTGGGTTTTCTACGAGGGGAGTGGATGATGAAGAGGATGGCGGAAAAGAAGACTTTGATTTGGAGGATGAGATTGAGATAG GTGATGATTGGGAGCATGAAGAGACCTTCACTGATGATGATGAGGCTCTGGATATTGACCCAGAGGAAAGACCTGATGTAGCTGATGCTGAAAACCCTACTGGACCAGATATTAAGCAG GATGATGATGAGAATGAACAAGGAGCTGGTGGTAGCCTGAGCAAGTCCGGTAAGGAACTAAAAAAGCTGCTCCGCCGTGCTGATGGACAAAATGAGTCCGATGACGAAGACGATGGAGACACTGAT GAAGATGAGTCACCATTGTCAGTACTTGCTCCAAAACTGGAACATCAATTCGGAAGCGAACAACAGGAAAATAACACTGCTAAACTAACAGCAACAGAACTTGCTGTTAGCACTCCACCTGCACCCAGGTCCAATCAAAAAAGGAAATCCGGAGGTGATGGTGCAAAAACTTCGAATCGTGCAGCGGTAAAAAAGCCAAAGACAGAACCT GAGGCAAGAACATTAGGTGTCAAGGAGGAGCCACCCTCGTCCGTGGAACCTATTTCAAAAGCATCTGCTTCAGCAGGGAGTGACACAGATATGTCTGCAATTACAGAGGAGGAAATCATAAGAGTACTTCGTGCAATTGCTCCTGTCAGATCACAAGATTTTGTACCCAGGTTTAAGGCCAGAATAAGAACTCCAGAG GACAAGAAACATTTTCATGACATTGTGATGAAATATGCGTACTCGCACAAGACCAACGGCGTCAGCTATCTTCACCTTCGAAAGGA GACCACATCTGCAATTACAGAGGAGGAAATCATAGGAGTACTTAGTGCAACTGCCCCTGTCAGATCACAAGATTTTGTACCCAGGTTTAAGGATAGAATAAGAACTCAAGAG GACAAGAAACATTTTCATGACATTGTGATGAAATTTGCGTACTCGCACAAGACCAACGGCGTCAGCTATCTTCACCTTCGAAAGGAGTACGAATGA